In one Serinus canaria isolate serCan28SL12 chromosome 2, serCan2020, whole genome shotgun sequence genomic region, the following are encoded:
- the CRYGN gene encoding LOW QUALITY PROTEIN: gamma-crystallin N (The sequence of the model RefSeq protein was modified relative to this genomic sequence to represent the inferred CDS: inserted 1 base in 1 codon): MPGNAEDEQGSGAAVLLNLDEVQMSQVLCERGAGGDDDASARDSHLLGTGVRSCPCSSMRALSPPXPQITFYEGKCFTGRKLDVCGSCNSFQDQGFLNRVNSICVQSGAWVCFDHPDFRGQQYILEHGEYPDFYRWNGRSDHLGSCRPIGMHGEHYRIEIFEGSHFRGPSLELTEDCSFLQGQGWDKTCINALKVYGDGAWVLYEEPNYRGRMYVVERGEFSSFNEWQARSASVQSIRRVINYF, from the exons ATGCCTGGAAATGCTGAGGATGAGCAAGGCAGTGGGGCAG CTGTGCTGTTGAATCTGGACGAGGTGCAGATGTCCCAGGTGCTGTGCGAGCGTGGTGCAGGTGGTGATG ATGATGCATCTGCAAGAGATTCCCATCTGCTTGGAACGGGAGTCCGGTCGTGTCCCTGCTCCTCAATGCGGgccctttctcctc ccccccagaTCACTTTCTACGAAGGCAAATGCTTCACAGGCAGGAAGCTGGATGTCTGTGGCAGCTGCAACAGCTTCCAAGACCAAGGATTCCTCAACAGGGTCAACTCCATCTGCGTCCAGAGCGGAGCCTGGGTCTGCTTTGACCACCCCGACTTCCGAGGGCAGCAGTACATCCTGGAGCACGGCGAGTACCCCGACTTCTACCGCTGGAACGGGCGCAGCGACCACCTGGGCTCCTGCCGGCCCATCGGGATG CACGGCGAGCATTACAGAATTGAAATATTCGAGGGGAGCCATTTTAGGggtcccagcctggagctgacaGAAGattgctccttcctgcagggacagggctgggacaagACCTGCATCAATGCCCTCAAAGTGTACGGCGACGGCGC GTGGGTGCTGTACGAGGAGCCCAACTACCGAGGCCGCATGTACGTGGTGGAGCGCGGCGAGTTCAGCAGCTTCAATGAGTGGCAGGCGCGCAGTGCCAGCGTCCAGTCCATCCGCAGAGTCATCAACTACTTCTAG